The nucleotide window CCCCGACCGCGGCCGCACCTGCACGTCGTACCGGGGCGGCACCTCGATCGCGAGCCCGGTCGGTACCATCGCCGGCGCGCGACGCAGCGTCAGCGGCTCGACTAGACATGCACATATGTCAAGCCCGCTAGATCCAGGTGTGGCGCGAACGGGTAAGCGCGCTCCCTCATGTAGCTTCAGCACCCGCAGGTCGATATCTTCCACGGGCGTCAGCCTATCAGCGGCGAAGCGTAGCGTCAGCGTCGTCTATAGCCGTTGACCGGGCCGCACTCGCTGCCGATGATCGAAACGGGCAACAGGAAGGTCCGTACGGTTTGAAAATCATCCTGGGCACACTCGCGGTGATCGCGCTCGGCGCTATGATCGCCGTCGCACTCCTGGCAAACCTCGGCGCCGAAGCGGCGCCCGCCGTCCCGCGCCTCACCCCGACGCGCACGGCCACGCCCCGCGTCTCCCCGACGCCCCGCGCCACGCCTACGCCCCCGATCAAGCCCGTCGCGGCGCAGGGCCCCGGCATCATGGTCGCCGAATGCACGGGCACGGGCGTGAACTCTGTACGCGTGTTTTTCCTCTGGAACCCGTCGCGCGCGGGCAGGCAGTTCCTCGACCTCAGCATGCTCAACAACGGATTCGCGCCCGGAAGCTTCTTCGCCGCGGGGCCGCTGCCATCCGACCGCTGGGGATTCGTCTGGGAAGGGTTGCGCCAGGGCTCGACGCACTACGCGCGCATCAACACCCTGACCTCCGACGGGTGGAAGGCAACGCCGCCGCTCGCGTTCTACACGCCCATCTGTGACCCGGCCGCGCACACGCCCGCAGCGGGGCCCGACATGCTGTCGCTGCGCGCGGACATCGAAGCCGCGATCGTCCGCTCCGGCATCAATACCGCCGTCGCGATCACCGATCTGCGCACCGGCGAGTCGATCGACGTCAACGGCGCCAACAACCGGCTGCCCGGCTGCACGATCAACCTTTTCGTGCTGATGCGCGTCGCGGTCGATTTGCAGAACGGCCGCTATCCGGAGCCTGTCCCCGGCGACCTGATCGGCCAGACGATCAACCGCTCCGACCCCATCACATCGCGCACGCTGATGAAGAATTACATCGGCGCCGGTGACCTGTATCGCGGCATCAACGAGGTCAACACCTTCATGCAGTCGCTCGGCATGCGCGACACGCTCATGGACCACCCGCCGGCATTCTTCCACGAGTCTGTCTTCGGCCGGTCGATCGACAACCGCATCACCGCGCTCGACACGAACCGCGGGCTGCAGGCGCTGTGGGACGGACGCGTGCTAACGCCCGGTTGGCGCGACTACATGCTTCGAAAGATGACGCTCGTCAAACCGGGATTGAACTACCTGATTCCGGCCGGCACAAGCTCGGGCGCCGTCGTCTCGCACAAGAACGGCTTCCTCTACGCCGAGGGCTGGGCGGACAACGACATCGGCATCGTCTGGTTCGAGCGCAACGGTCAGCGCTACGGGTACGCCATCTCGTTTTTCACCCAGCACGTCCCGTCGAAATACGCCGACATCCCGATGGGCCAGCAGGTCTCCTCGCTGGCCTACCAGTGGTTCGTTGGCCGCTACGGCTACCCCTGAGGCTGTCGGCACCCATCGAACCGCGTCCGCCAGCACCGGCTTTGCGACGCCCCTCCGCCAACGACCAGCGACCAGCGACCAGCGACCAGCGACCAGCATCCAGCATCCAGCCGTCATGCAGCCATAGCATCGAACCTCCCGCGACCCCGGTGGTACCATACAGGTGCGATGCCCGAACGAGATGAACTCCAGATCGCCCGATGGGAGGCCATCCGTGCCCGCGTAGGCGGCGGACTGCGCGGCATGCGCGGCCGTGGACGCTCGCAGGCGCAACTCGCCTGGGAACTCGATGAACTCGGCTTTCACATCAGCCAGAGCATGGTGTCACGCTACGAGCAGGGCCAGGGCGAAGTGCCGATCTCGCTCGAGCGGCTCGTCGGCTGGGCGCTCTGCTGCGACGCGCTCAGCTCCCAGCACCTGCGCGAGATCCTCGAACTCTCGGGATTCATGCTTCCCTGGACGCGCGGCGATATGACCCAGTTCGACGACCTGCTGCGCCGCTACCGCGCCCTTTCTCGCCCCGACCAGATGGAGTTGCGCAGGAAGATGCTCTGGCACTTGCTCGGCATGCGCCCGCGCGACATCACCCTGCAGACGGAGCGGTACGCCTGATGATTGAGCCCGTCATGAACGATGAGACGCGCCGTCAACTGCGCGAACGGCTGCGGTTCCTGCCGATGATCGGCGACGCGCGCACGCGCGCGAAGCGGCTGCGCGCCGTCTTCGAGGAACTGGGCATCCACTGCGACGAGTCCGCCGACCTGCACGACCTCGACGCTGTGCTGTTCGCTTCGGCGCGCGGCAGCGATGCGCTCATCGCGTCGCGTCTCGACGATGACCAGCGGCTTACGGCGTACGCGCGCCTCGCCGCGCGCATCCTTGCTTGCGAACTCCATCCGCCCGTCGACGCGAGCATGGAGTACGCCGACGACGCGCTTGCCCCCTCAAAGCGCGAGCGCGAGGAAGAGCGCATGCTCATGAAGCTTGCCTGGGCGATCCGCGAGGGCCGCCTCGACCTCGCACCGCGTCCGCTCTATGAAGACGTCCCAAAGCTCACGTTCGCCTTCACGCCGCGCTCCGCCGCCCGCTCGACGCTCGGCGGCTTCCACTGGTGGAGCGGCTTCTGGTATCGCCGCTCGAGCATGTACCGCCGCTGGCGCTCCCGCCGCGACGTGAGCACCGCCATCGTGCGCGTCATCGGCATCCTCGACCCGGCCGACCTGCAGACGGCTTAGTGGTGGTCATCGCCGATTAAACGTGAACTACACTTCGGGTGCATGCCCATTGGCACGGCTGCGTTCTCGTGGGAACGTTCCGTTTTATCACTGCTGTTCCCCAGAGGTACGGCTTGTCGACAATTCCCAGACGGCTGATCTCCGTCCTCAATCCTGATGCACGCATCGGCTTCCAACGCGAAGAGTGGGATGATGAGCGTCTTGGGCGCGTGTCCGGCGACGACTTCCTTACCATTAACGGGCGCTTGGCCATCGATCTCGGCTTTGACTGTCCAAGTTGCACGTTCATCTTTGAGCGCATTGATCCAATTCAACTACCGGTGTCAGCGCTAGAGTTTTCGTCTCTGCTCGCGGATGGATTGACGGAGATCGACGATTCGGTGCTCGAAGTTGCAACTAGCGTTGTTCCCTCAGGTGACTACCTTGCGGTGCTCCTAGATTTCAATCCAAGGCTTGTTTCGCCGGGATCGGAGGACGACTATTTCGCGAATGAGTACAGACGCACCGCCGATCGTGAACATGATCCGCGCCAGGCCTACTACCGAGGTACGTCGTTCCGCTCGCAACAAGGACAAGGATTTCACGAATTGGTCGTTCCGTTGTACGACTCCGCCTTGTGCGACTC belongs to Dehalococcoidia bacterium and includes:
- a CDS encoding serine hydrolase; the encoded protein is MKIILGTLAVIALGAMIAVALLANLGAEAAPAVPRLTPTRTATPRVSPTPRATPTPPIKPVAAQGPGIMVAECTGTGVNSVRVFFLWNPSRAGRQFLDLSMLNNGFAPGSFFAAGPLPSDRWGFVWEGLRQGSTHYARINTLTSDGWKATPPLAFYTPICDPAAHTPAAGPDMLSLRADIEAAIVRSGINTAVAITDLRTGESIDVNGANNRLPGCTINLFVLMRVAVDLQNGRYPEPVPGDLIGQTINRSDPITSRTLMKNYIGAGDLYRGINEVNTFMQSLGMRDTLMDHPPAFFHESVFGRSIDNRITALDTNRGLQALWDGRVLTPGWRDYMLRKMTLVKPGLNYLIPAGTSSGAVVSHKNGFLYAEGWADNDIGIVWFERNGQRYGYAISFFTQHVPSKYADIPMGQQVSSLAYQWFVGRYGYP